Proteins found in one Mustela lutreola isolate mMusLut2 chromosome 10, mMusLut2.pri, whole genome shotgun sequence genomic segment:
- the GNG5 gene encoding guanine nucleotide-binding protein G(I)/G(S)/G(O) subunit gamma-5 codes for MSGSSSVAAMKKVVQQLRLEAGLNRVKVSQAAADLKQFCLQNAQHDPLLTGVSSSTNPFRPQKVCSFL; via the exons ATGTCTGGTTCCTCCAGCGTTGCCGCTATGAAGAAAGTGGTTCAACAGCTTCGGCTGGAAGCCGGGCTCAACCGCGTGAAG GTTTCCCAGGCAGCTGCAGATCTGAAACAATTCTGTCTGCAGAATGCCCAACACGACCCCCTGCTAACTGGTGTGTCTTCAAGTACGAACCCATTCAGACCCCAGAAAGTCTGTTCCTTTTTGTag